A single window of Ammospiza caudacuta isolate bAmmCau1 chromosome Z, bAmmCau1.pri, whole genome shotgun sequence DNA harbors:
- the ACOT12 gene encoding acetyl-coenzyme A thioesterase, giving the protein MAACMCRTVLPADSGPRRELGAGPLLRWMDAAACLAAEKHAGVSCVTASMDDIQFEEAARVGQIIAIRTKVNREFQTLMEVGIKVTVQDVLTNAEKIVSVAYATYEAKPAGAEKIELKPIELQSEEDHLEYFLALERSIVRMGYLEVFQKVIQESNSEDPCEDKDAVSAEHTHVQSTELVLPPHANHHGNTFGGQIMAWMQTVASISASRLCRSHPILKAVNRFRFWGPSFVGDRLVFNAIVNNTFHSSVEVGVRVEAYSCGEWIQEQPRHICSAFLTFSALDDRGEPLTFPRVRPTTQVGVRRYFGAIARRRILLSSKCILSAKEDKPSDAWETSNQAYLNYKNVAALTLLAGKPGWGITKTLDDVKIWTHKEGDVLSFKVEMQVKVPSHVAFSLLSDFRLCQRWDRHYLACEVLQDVSEREKIYHVISGPTAGRQPKDFVILVSQREPCQPQMPYTVAVRSVTHRAMPPRPEYSRSEILCAGFQIHSTSSSCCTVCYFNQVTSGVMPYLTANLTGSSKSIEDTALDCIKFLELEGSKC; this is encoded by the exons ATGGCTGCCTGCATGTGCCGGACCGTGCTGCCGGCCGACTCCGGGCCCCGCAGGGAGCTGGGCGCGGGGCCGCTGCTGCGATGGATGGACGCCGCCGCCTGCCTCGCAG CTGAGAAACATGCTGGGGTGTCCTGTGTGACAGCGTCCATGGATGACATTCAGTTTGAAGAGGCTGCCAG GGTTGGACAAATTATTGCCATCAGAACAAAGGTGAACAGAGAATTCCAAACCCTCATGGAG GTTGGCATCAAGGTGACAGTACAGGATGTTTTGACTAATGCTGAAAAGATTGTGAGTGTGGCATATGCAACATATGAGGCCAAACCAGCTGGTGCTGAAAAg ATTGAGTTAAAACCCATAGAGCTTCAGTCTGAAGAAGACCACCTGGAGTACTTCCTGGCTCTGGAGAGGAGCATAGTCCGTATGGGCTATTTGGAGGTCTTTCAGAAGGTGATACAGGAGAGCAATAGTGAAG ATCCTTGTGAAGATAAAGATGCAGTTTCAGCTGAGCATACCCACGTACAGAGCACTGAGCTTGTCCTGCCTCCTCATGCAAACCATCATGGGAACACTTTTGGTGGCCAGATCATGGCTTGGATGCAGACAGTGGCAAGCATTTCAGCAAG CCGCCTGTGTCGTTCACACCCCATCCTGAAGGCAGTTAACAGGTTCAGATTCTGGGGGCCGTCCTTTGTGGGTGACCGCCTGGTCTTCAATGCCATTGTCAACAACACTTTCCACAGCAG TGTGGAGGTTGGTGTCCGTGTGGAGGCTTACAGCTGTGGGGAgtggatccaggagcagccacggCACATCTGCAGTGCATTCCTCACTTTCTCTGCTTTGGATGACAGAGGGGAGCCACTCACCTTCCCCAGGGTCAGGCCCACTACTCAG GTTGGTGTGAGGAGGTACTTTGGAGCTATTGCCAGGAGGAGGATTCTGCTCAGCAG TAAATGCATCCTCTCTGCTAAAGAAGACAAGCCCTCTGATGCCTGGGAGACAAGCAACCAG GCGTATTTGAATTACAAAAACGTGGCTGCGCTGACACTTCTGGCAGGAAAACCAGGGTGGGGCATAACCAAGACTCTGGATGAT gtgAAAATCTGGACCCACAAGGAGGGTGATGTGCTGTCATTTAAGGTGGAGATGCAGGTGAAGGTCCCATCCCACGTAGCCTTCTCCCTGCTGTCTGACTTCAGGCTCTGCCAGCGCTGGGACAGACACTACTT GGCATGTGAGGTCCTGCAGGATGTGAGTGAGAGGGAAAAGATTTACCACGTCATCTCTGGCCCCACGGCAGGCCGCCAGCCCAAGGACTTTGTGATTCTGGTATCCCAAAGGGAGCCCTGCCAGCCACA GATGCCTTACACGGTGGCAGTGAGGTCGGTGACCCACAGGGCGATGCCCCCACGCCCAGAGTACTCCAGGAGTGAAATCCTCTGTGCTGGCTTCCAGAtccacagcaccagcagcagctgctgcact GTGTGTTACTTCAATCAAGTGACATCAGGAGTTATGCCTTACTTAACTGCAAATCTTACTGGCTCATCAAAATCCATTGAAGACACTGCTTTGGACTGTATAAAGTTCTTGGAGCTGGAAGGCAGCAAGTGCTGA